The sequence acttttgatttttttccaagTACATGAAGGAAGAGGCATGGTAATGCGGAATCCTACACAGCAAGTTATAAGTTGCTATCAAAACATTGCTGATTAAATGCAAAGAAATAAAGCCTGAGAATATAATTTGAGAATAGATGTTCGAAGGAGAAACATTCTCCAAGATCTTGGATTACCAAGATATGTAGGAGTGGGCATGGCAAGAAGCAGGTGTCCCAATAGGGATAAATGTTGGGTCACCTGTTTCTCACTATTACAAACTCACAGAGAAATGGGGAAATTTTCAAATCATGTTCAAATAGATGATATAATGTAATTTAGTTCCAGAGTTAATTACAAAATGGACTGACAAAATTAGTGTGTGGATGGACAAATGGCAAAATTATCATTGCATGACACATTTGGAGAAAAAGTGGCCATGTTAGGCATGGATGTTTGCTGAAATAGTTGCTAGGTTTACAAAAAACCTAGGAGTTTCAGTAGACCTGACAATAAACAGAACCAATTACtgtcaaacagtggttttcaaacttcttctttaCACTCACATCATCTttgcttcgtggacgaagatttagaAAGGATCGTAGACGTGGGCTTGTCCTTTCAGCCTGCTCAAATGGATATTTTAGGTGGACTGCagtgtgcacagtactggccccaccctttacacccaggtTTATCTGCCATAGCCCAGCACGCTGGGATGGTGACAGCCAGATCCTTGGGTTGTAGGTGTTACATTGGAGTGTCCTCCTAGATGATGGCCTGATGAGGCTAATGAGCCCCACCTGCCTGGGTTTGAAATCAagagttttccttctcttaggttggctgccaaccaaggctaatGAGCACAgcctacccatccagttatacTGCCGGACACTTGGTCACGCTATGATGTAGCAAACTCAGTGTAAACGGGGGACGTCGATGAGGAGGTGTAGCTACGGACGGAGTAATGTAGGAGAGGTCATTGGCAGTGACCTCTTGTGTGGCAAGCCAGACAGCAGCCATGTGGCAATCACTACACCGAGAAAGGAGAGGCGATGTATTATGCATGCACTTTCACTGGGTGAGCgggacatcacataccaccttaagtaatctatgccataggtgttctgtgattagtaagaaatcacttaaggtggtatgtgagtggaaagaaaaaaggtttgaaaaccattattttaaccgtacctaattgacttgctatgtgcacggtttcataactccaaaggaaatgggccaattacaatttttctcaagcaaaatatttcagtaacatttgggtctagaacagttcccaaccttctctttccactcacataccaccttaagcaatcctttactaatcacagagcaccgatggcatgatatgtaagtgaaaagaaaaagtttgaaaaccactcctgTAGAACAATAATCAATAAAACAAACTATCATTTGCAAGATTGTATTTGACAGTTTTCGGAACTAAGTTTTCACAGGCAACATTTTCAGAGTTACATTAAACAAGCTAGTGGAATACAAATTAGATCCTACTCTGGTCAAACCAGACTTCAAGACCTCAATTAATAACACACCTGCTTAAAAAAGAGTTGCAACCTACGTTCAATGcagaaaagtgctgaagaaactcagcaggtcacacagtgttctttatgtagccaaGTTATGTAACCAACTTTTCAAGCCTGGTCCCTTTGTCAAGGAatgtgcaaaaagcaggcaggtgcctgaataaaatagtgggggaGGGGCTGGGGGAAGAGAACAGACCCACAGGAAAAGAAGTcatacaggtgggagggcagaagagagaaAAGCTAGGAAGTGATAGAGTGTAGgaaatagctctctgaatggagagggaaggggggtggggatcTAGAGGaaagcagtcagagaaagaaagagagagacagtggAGGAGCCtaatggaaatcagagaagttgatgttaattccatctagttggagagtgcccaactgTTTGAATCATATATTTTAAAGGCTgatcataaaataaaattaattataaatataaatacagtaaaacccctgttatccggaattcaagcaaccggctgcctcaagcagccagcaataaaaaaatcatgaaaaataaatagaaaagaaATAAGAAAGTTTAAAAATTGGCACATCTCATCATTAGTTCACTAATCATGCAAcacccaatctcaagcaaccacaaATCCGACATCTATCAATTCCCTTAGCTGCtgcataccaggggttttacagtattACTCAGTGTATAAAACATTTGAATATTATTGTGTAACAAGTAATAGACTTACCTCTGCTTCAGTTTCTCACTTGGCCATCGGAAACAggtaaatgaaaaacaaaatatataaGACATCCAATTTTCACCAAATGCTTTGTAAAAACACAggcctcacagcatccacaggaggtaaaaatgtataactgatgttttgggtctgagcccttcttcaaggatatTTTCATTAcaatcaaagcatctgcagacttctgtgtttcactccactAGTGCAGATCTGTGAGGCTACAATATGCACCAATGATTGTGGAATTTTGCATTGCAAATATACCTGTTAAATGTTATTAATGGAATATTTTAGAGTTTCCATTTTCTGAACTCAGCCTTCACAAGCAAGATTTTCTAAGCCCAGGATAAGCAAGAGAGTTCAATGAACAAAGCATTAAAATATACTGATTTTATTGTGGATTCCTTTATATTCAAAATAGATTGTGAAAAATAATTCCCTTTGAAACTCGATTTTATACTGCAGTTCAATATTGATGCTTTGCGTATTGTGCGAAGAATACATTAGATTTTCATATACTACTAAATTATTCAATATTCTTCAATTACCAGTAACGTTAAATGTTCACCAATCATATTTCACTATAAGATTGCTACTTTTATGTTTGGACCAAAACTGTTGAAACCTTATTCTAATAATAATGATCCTGATGCTGGATTAAAACGGGAAATACTGAACtacacaggtcaggcagcattggtAAGAGACAAATGGTTTACATTCAGGCTGATCACTTGTCATGACAATTTTCAAGTGGACATTCATATCTAACAAACAAATAAATCGGATTTTCAATTTGTATTGACCAGTTTGGGATGGAAAGCAGCAAGTTTTTCGAAACATTATTATTTTTGAGTATATAATCATGGATGACTGAAGGAAATTGTACTGAGCAGGATTTCAAGGGTAAAGTTAAACTGACATCCTGTTTGCCCATTCAAACATTAAAAGAGCAAGTATTTAAGGAGCTGGAGATTTACCTAATGTCCTAGCTAATTACATTATCACCATTATAGAATATCTAACAATTGATCTAATTTGTTATTTTGTAAGGTTTTGTGTGCATATTGCTTTTAAAGTTTTTGAAACTAATTGTTAATTACAACAGAATCTTTAAGTAATCCATTAATTCATCATTAAAGTTATGAATATAATACAGTAAATGTATCTGATATTTGCTACCGTATTAACTTTACACAGCAAATTTAATGAAAAGTGTGTCTttaaaattaatcaaaatatgCACTTCACATCTTTATTTTATCTGTATTGCTATAATTGTATTAGTAGTCAGGGCAGAACCCTAATAATCATAGGGTAAAATGAATGCAAATTCCCAAAAGTTACAATTTGTACCTGAtttaattttcatatttgcattgaTATTCCAATTCAAAGTTTAGAATGAAGCTGTAATTAACCACCATGTGTATTacgaagggttgtggctgtcatgcgACAGCACGTCCTCCCCTACGTGCCAATCAAGggttggttccaccccacccattagtgcacacctggactgtactctccagcctgcctgtacttggtctTGGGTAtcctccagcctgcctgtacttggccttgggcatCAAGCCATTGGTCCCTTGCAAATTATCTGGGCTGGACCCtacagcactataaaggtgccatgtgtttttttttgttttctctctttgctgGCTTGGGTCCActgtgcttcactccaggcctagaagtgtggaagggtgctggagaaactgttggtaagatgtgccctgttaaaagggttggagCATTTAATTAGCGTCCCTTGCAGCATAGAGCCatgtctgcactgagtcaaggggtggtggggtattgtagtgattttttttccttgatcattgtatgttccagtgtgtgtgtgtgtgtgtgtgtgtgtgtgtgtgtgtgtgtgtgtgtgtgatttgcATCtcttaccatttcccacacttgccttctgtaaataaaatcctttcccATCAAAACTGTGTGTCCAGAGACCTTGCCTTTGAGACTTaacaaacctgtttcctcactcgcAACACAATGGAAATGTATTTTTCTAAGGAGAGATATAAAAAATGACACTCGCGATACGTAGTGGTTAGTTTTCCAATCTACTGTGTTTGGCTTCTGACTGTAACCAGGTACTATTAGTTGGCATGTGATTGGCATTTCATTTAAGTGCTATGTTGTacataaatttaatttctttttggGTATAATAACACTTAACATGTAAATAATGTTTTGTATCACAACTGTGGAAGtgaaattttgtaatttaaaccaACAACACATGCGTAATGGAATATTTTAGAAATGTTtttataaactttatttaaaatttaaaaccacaaaataaaaaattacagtatttcaaatttaggtgtgtgttggtgtgtgtgtgtaaaagaaACCCTCTATtatccttctcttttccctcctccctccaactccctacaaatgcaagaaaaaagaaCAGGATAAGATGACCACAACAGGAGTATTTCACTTTTCAATATCTTTTGGAGACCTCttagagaaagggaatgtttgagatttatttaaatattaatacacacattttgcaaatatgggcaccatattttccaaaatgtatggtattcttaaattgtaagtaattttctcaagtagtATACAACACCTAACTTCTGCATACCATCTATCTATTCCCAAATcgatatcagatttccaagttgtagcaatacattttctagctattgccaaagaaatttaaacaaattttacttgatacataatcagttttaatttaggtttaacccttctaatatctcccagtaaaaatagcattggatcctgtgggaattttacccTGTTATTCATTCCAATAAATTACTTATTTCAAACCAAAAAGGTTTGACTGTGGAATACTGCCAAATTGAATGCAGaaatgtaccaatttcttgtCCACATCTTAAACATATTTTAGAAATAAGTTGAAGCACCGTAATATTTTCCTCAATTTGTAACTTCcactttaaatttgtaattaaataatttacGTGAATAAAgtggacattccagattttattctagGTTATTTATGGTCCTGGGGATGAGCAGCGCTTGAGAGAAGCTAATGGAGTATATCACAACCAACATAGCACCTGCAAATTGTATTAAAGTATTATTTAATAGCAATTCAGGTACTGTCCTACCATTTGATCATAGTTGTCAATGCTTTGAAGCAACATGGGTGGATTTTGAAGTGTAGAATTGCCTAAAAGGAATGCTAAAAGTAGAGACTGCATGCAGCAGCCCCAAATGCCTAACCTGCAGACTGAAGCCTGAGCCTCGTCTGATCCtgtctcctctggcagcccactTTCAGACCAGAAAAACCAGGTTACTGACTTCAAATAATTCATAAAGAAATTATAGAGACTATTAAAACAGAAATAAGAATACACATTAGAGAATCAATGGCTGCCCTTAAGGCGGAGCTACAGACTGTAAAAATGCATATCCTGAAGAGCGTCTGATATGGGTTAATCTACACAGCCCGACTATGGACCACTTACAGTGATGAGGCAAAGGAGTTCCTCTTGGATAAAGAAACAAGAGTATATGTCAAGACGTTGAAATAACTGATTAAATCACGAGTGCAATGGGGTGCTGCGACTTGTTGGGCATTCTATTTTAATCTGCAGTTACCGAACTTGTTTAGATCGTTAAGGTAGAATTCCAAAACTTGTACAATACGGCATTACTACTGTTAAATTTATATGCAGATTTTTTGGGCTGAATGACATAGAACTGATTGAGAATGCCTTGCAATATGCCTCTAAATCAAAGTTTGCAGGAGGGATAGTTATGTTTCTTTTCTACTTAAGGTCACTCTCTGAGTCCTTGACATTTGGGGGCAAGGACTTTTGGACCACGTGGATGCAAAGTGTTATCTCCATGGCTTAATCTTAATGTGGAGATGAGTGTAGTAAGTATGTAGGTGTGTATGCAGTTTTGTTTGTGTATGTTGGGTGGGGCAGGTTGGAGAGGGATCTTGGCACTTAACACTCAATTAGGATGTTACAGTCCACAAAATCTAAATAATCTGATGAATCTGCACAATCTGGCATGAGGACGCCTGTCAGATTTCTCAGTTGGAATGTCAGAGGAATGGGAAACCCTATCAAAAGTTTTCTTCCATCTGAACTGATATAAAACCTGATATAGTATTTTTTTTCAGGAGACTCACCTTTGGAATAAAGACCATTTAAGGCTACGAGGCCCATGGGTAAGTAAGGTTTTTCATTCCAATTTCAACTCTAAATCATGAGGGGTAAAtttccaaaaaataaaaatatccaATTTGTACCATCTAATATGATAGCAGGCAAAACTGGTAGATAGAGTAGCAGGTAAACTTTTGCAGAAACAGGTGATATTGGTCAATGTCTATGCACCCAACTTCGATGACATCACATTTGCCAACACACGATTAAGTAGGCTTCCATAATTAGATAACCACTTGGTAATTTTTAGGGGGGATTTAAATTGTATACGGATCGGTTTTAACCCCATCTAATCCCCGCAGCACTTCCTGATCTGCCATGGCCAGGTCATTCTCCATCTTTGTGCTACAAAACAGCCTGATTAATCCTTGGAGATTTAGCAATCCCTCAACATAAAGTTTTCATTGTTTCCCCTATTCTAGGATAGACTGTTCCTTTTTAGATGATTCTCAATCCATTTGTAGTTTTCTTGGATTATTCTAGTATTCAGATTTCTGATCATGCACcattattattagaccttcaactACCCAATCATCCATTAACCCTCTGCACTGAAGATTTAATGCTCTTCTTATTACAGAAAAAAATGTTGTGAACATTTATCAGACTTTAGCAGTGATTTCCTCGCTCATAATCAAAAACAGTCAACCGCCTATTCACTACTAAAGAGTTAATTGAGGGGTCAAATAATTTCATACTCCGCTTCATTAAATAAGAAATCCCTGCCAGAATCAATGCACTAACATTGCtcttagtgaaatggaacaacacTAAGCAGTTTGTCGATCCCCAGAATTATACAAGCAATATTTGATTTACAGTGGAATTTGACCTTCTGGCAACTACACAAGCTGAGCGGAAAATAATGCAAATTCGTGGTTCACATGATGAACACGGGGGAAATGGCAAGCTGCCTATTGGCCCACCAACTGAAACATCAGGCTGAATCAAGGCTGATCCCAAAATTAGAGCCCCCTGCAATAACAGAACATCTGATCCCATGGAAATCAATGCTGCCTTAATATCTTTCTGCTTGACACTCTACAAATCGGAATACACTTCTGATGACAGTAAAATGAACCAGTTTTTTTAACAATTATACAACTCCGGTCATTGATCCCCAACCAGGTTAAGGAACTGGATGCCTCACTCACTTTGGATGAGATTGAACTGTCAATTAAAGCAATGCATTTTCTGATGGATTTCCAATGGAATTTCATAAAACATTTAATGATAAACTAGCCCTATTATTATTATCAGTGTTTATTGAAGCACTGGAGTGAAGAGTTTTACCAACTACTTTAACCCAAGTATCAATAATTTTCCTCCTGAGGAAAGAAAAGGatcccacatcatgcagctcctaTAGGCtgctatctctttttttttactttatgatTTTTTATTGCATTTCTGTGGACATTTAAGCATCAGCTATAGTAACCTCTACTTCAACACCAGGTTCAATACTGATGGAGGTGATCTGTTTCACAATCTCAGATGGACTGTGCAAATCAATCAGGCGTTTATGGATCCGCATTTGGAAACAATCCCAGGTTTTCGAACCTTCGCCACAAGGAGTTTTTCTCGTTGTAATACGCAAAGTCTTGGTGGGTATTCGAACAGGTCCCTTGACTTTGAGGTTCTTTTCTTTGGCACCACAAATTAGATCAGCACAAACCTTCTCAAGTGATTTTACATTCCGGCTGGTCAATGTAATTCTGATACTATGGATTGCAACCTCCTGTTCTACAGGTGCTTTGCCAGCATCTTTAAATGCCATGGGGACTTCCTGACCGACTTATCCGTCGACTTTTTCGGTTGGAACTTCGAAAATGAGCAAACAGCGGTGAGTCAGGACAAGGCGATCAGGCACCGAGCTCGCACGCCGCCACAGCAGAAAAGCGGCTGCTATCTCTTCTTAATGCTGATGTCAAAGTGTTAGTCAAGATCATAGCATCTTGACTAGGAGTGTTACTAAAGATCATATATAAAGTGCAGAATGATTTCATAAAACGGCATTACTTGTTTAACATTCCACACTCTTCAACATCATTTTCTCTAAACCCCCAACTCCAGAAGTTGTAATTTTGCTTGATGcagaaaaaagcctttgatagggtagagtGGAAATATCTTTTTGCAGtattaaagaaatttgaatttgGTAACATATATCTCCTGAATTTGCTTTCTCTACACTGTACCACAAACATCTTTTCACACAAACAATATTCACTCTGACTATTTTGCATTGGATCATGGTACCTGACAAGGGTGCCATCTACCTCCTCTTATTTTTGCCATTGCAATCGAATCACTATCAATTATGTTACAGTCTTCCCCTACCTATCAAGTCTGAAATGGACTTGAAAAGAAAGTTTTATTGTATGCTGATGACATGCTGTTGTTTATAACAGACTTGCAGAGAAGCACTCCCTCAAATCTATCTATTCTGGAGAAGTTTGGCTCTTTTTCAAGTTATATATTGAATCTTCAGAAGAGTGGTTGTTACCCCATCAACAGAACAGCTCCGCAACTTAGCCAATCCCACCCGTCTTTTCAGTTTAGTCAGTCAGGTTTCAATCAcattcttcattattttttcgttgagtatatttttaaaaattttccatataTGTAGTAATCAATCATTTATATAATACAcgttccaaaaataaaacaaactaaaaaTTACACATGATGTTATTTACTCCCCTCCCTCAAAATAACCAATATAAAAAGTACAATATAGTCATATAAaatagaagaagagaaagaaaaagaaactttCAGGATTGAACATAGGGATGTCATCTAATACACATTAAGAAAATTCATTAATTCAATTCACAGGAGAATCTAGCAGGACCAGAGGCATAGGAAGGacaattttacaaatttaaacctaatatttagGTACACGGCTGCCAAATTTGCAGAAACagtatatttatttcttttttaaaaatattttctttaaaatatagATACCATGATACTCACACACATgcgtactcacacacacacacgcatactcacacacatatacacctcCCCCAACCCATACCAATCCCatatccccccccacccatatctatgcaaaaaaagaaagaaaaagagaaaaaggagaTATAACCCACGATAACATAATTAAATACCAAGACCACCACAGCATGGCTGGagaattcacaattttaaacctATATAATCCAagtaagggctccaaactttcctAGAGAAAATataggatatttatttctcaaactagatgtaatcttttccaaagaatacaactttgaatttctgcattctatCTTGCCCAATCATATATCTTATTTCCAAGTCACTACagtacatttccttgccaccactaatgcaactttaacaaactccaattgatatattgataattttaatttGGTTTTGTTCCTTCAACATTTGCCAATATACATCTGGATTTTGCGGAAATACGacacctgtaacttgttctaaaaaaaTCCCTAAGTCCATCCAAGAAGGACTTATCTtaggacaagaccaagttgaatgcaaaaaaagttcctacatcttcaccacacctaaagcattggtctgataaatctgatttcattctattcactTACTGTGATGTAAGATTTaacttctgtgtaaaaaaaattatactgaactaatctataccttacatcaatagtattagtcatacaatctcTACATATATCTGTCCATCTTTTTTCTTTAATTACAACGTTCAAAATAATTCCCACCTCTGTTTGGATTTATGAACTCCATGCTTaggagttcctacttgtaataaagagtatATGATAGATGTAAACTTCTTAATAATTCCTCTCCTATCAAGTTCTACTTCAGTAAATTCGACAACAACATGGTTCATCCTAGCCTATCCTTCAAATTTGCTCTTCATtgaaaataacagaaaaaaatgttttgaggtATTCCATATtgatttctcaattgctcaaatgacattaataacAATTGTTCCATAACaattttcaacatttataatcccctaaCAAAATCAAATAtccaataatttattatcttttgaaaaagatgTAAGAGAATTTTGAATCAAGGGCATTTTGGGCAATAAATGTCCTCTTGCAccaattttgtaatttattttatgcaaaatattaatcaaatacttcaacaatggtgtttatttatcaccaaccatcaattttgcatcccatttatatataaattcttctgcttttctctcacctattttattcaattctattttaacctatgttgaattttcttttctttcaaatAAAAGTAAGATAtcttatttgtgtttttttttctttggcttggcttcgcggacgaagatttatggagggggtaaaaagtccacgtcagctgcaggctcgtttgtggctgacaagtccgatgcgggacaggcagacac comes from Narcine bancroftii isolate sNarBan1 chromosome 5, sNarBan1.hap1, whole genome shotgun sequence and encodes:
- the LOC138762663 gene encoding small ribosomal subunit protein uS10-like; this translates as MAFKDAGKAPVEQEVAIHSIRITLTSRNVKSLEKVCADLICGAKEKNLKVKGPVRIPTKTLRITTRKTPCGEGSKTWDCFQMRIHKRLIDLHSPSEIVKQITSISIEPGVEVEVTIADA